A region of Thermus oshimai DSM 12092 DNA encodes the following proteins:
- the murA gene encoding UDP-N-acetylglucosamine 1-carboxyvinyltransferase: protein MESKVLRVEGGAPLKGEVRIYPAKNAALPILAASLLTEEPVTLLEVPRLRDVEVMLELLAHLGTRYEWEGRALHLHTPELKRLEAPYELVGQMRASFIVWGALLARAGEGRVSWPGGCAFGARPVDQHVKALRALGAEVVEEGHTFYARRKGPLGGRVVFDLPTVGGTEQALLALALEGEGTLVQAAVEPEVEDLGRFLTLLGVEIRGLGSPILHVKGAKRLGGGTYRIIPDRIEAGTYLLAAAATRGEVTLTEVRPDHLDALLDKLAQSGHRIATGKDWVRLTATPTPEPLHVEAREYPGFPTDLQPIVTAYLATVPGQSTVMDRVYPDRFTHVGELARMGAELYLRDRLLMVNGKKLHGAQVKALDIRAGGGLLVAALSAEGTTEMEGVYFLERGYEDLEGKLRALGARVHLEAQAPSLAAD, encoded by the coding sequence ATGGAGAGTAAGGTGCTGCGGGTGGAAGGAGGGGCCCCGCTTAAGGGCGAGGTGCGGATCTACCCCGCCAAGAACGCCGCCCTGCCCATCCTGGCGGCCTCCCTGCTCACGGAGGAGCCCGTCACCCTCCTGGAGGTGCCGAGGCTAAGGGACGTGGAGGTGATGCTGGAACTTCTGGCCCACCTGGGCACCCGGTACGAGTGGGAAGGGCGGGCCCTCCACCTCCACACCCCCGAACTCAAGCGCCTCGAGGCCCCCTACGAGCTGGTGGGCCAGATGCGGGCCAGCTTCATCGTCTGGGGGGCCCTCCTGGCCCGGGCCGGGGAGGGGCGGGTCTCCTGGCCCGGGGGGTGCGCCTTCGGGGCCCGGCCCGTGGACCAGCACGTGAAGGCCCTGAGGGCCCTGGGGGCGGAGGTGGTGGAGGAAGGGCACACCTTCTACGCCCGCCGAAAGGGGCCCTTGGGGGGGCGGGTGGTCTTTGACCTGCCCACGGTGGGGGGGACGGAGCAGGCCCTCCTGGCCCTGGCCCTGGAGGGGGAGGGCACCCTGGTCCAGGCGGCGGTGGAGCCGGAGGTGGAGGACCTGGGCCGTTTCCTCACCCTTCTCGGGGTGGAGATCCGGGGCCTCGGGAGCCCCATCCTCCACGTGAAGGGGGCCAAGCGGCTTGGGGGCGGGACCTACCGCATCATCCCCGACCGCATCGAGGCCGGCACCTACCTCCTGGCCGCCGCGGCCACCCGCGGGGAGGTGACCCTCACCGAGGTCCGCCCCGACCACCTGGACGCCCTTCTGGACAAGCTGGCCCAGTCCGGGCACCGCATCGCCACCGGAAAGGACTGGGTGCGCCTCACCGCCACCCCCACCCCCGAGCCCCTGCATGTGGAGGCCCGGGAGTACCCGGGCTTCCCCACCGACCTCCAGCCCATCGTCACCGCCTACCTGGCCACGGTGCCCGGGCAGAGCACCGTTATGGACCGGGTCTACCCCGACCGCTTCACCCACGTGGGGGAGCTGGCCCGCATGGGGGCGGAGCTCTACCTCCGGGACCGGCTCCTCATGGTGAACGGCAAAAAGCTCCACGGGGCCCAGGTGAAGGCCCTGGACATCCGCGCCGGGGGTGGCCTCCTGGTGGCCGCCTTAAGCGCGGAGGGCACCACGGAGATGGAAGGGGTGTACTTCCTGGAACGGGGGTACGAGGACCTGGAGGGCAAGCTCCGGGCCCTGGGGGCCCGGGTCCACCTGGAAGCGCAGGCCCCTAGCCTGGCCGCAGACTGA
- a CDS encoding RidA family protein translates to MEAIRTDRAPEAIGPYSQAVRAGGLLFVSGQIPLTPEGVLVEGDIRQQTERVMENLKAILEAAGSGLDRVVQTACFLADMEDFPAFNEVYARYFAPPYPARATVAVKALPRGVRVEVACIALAE, encoded by the coding sequence ATGGAGGCCATCCGCACGGACCGGGCCCCCGAGGCCATCGGCCCCTACAGCCAGGCGGTGCGGGCCGGGGGGCTCCTCTTCGTCTCCGGCCAGATCCCCCTGACCCCGGAAGGCGTCCTGGTGGAGGGGGATATCCGCCAGCAGACGGAGCGGGTCATGGAGAACCTGAAGGCCATCCTCGAGGCCGCGGGTTCGGGGCTAGACCGGGTGGTCCAGACCGCCTGCTTCCTGGCGGACATGGAGGACTTCCCCGCCTTCAACGAGGTCTACGCCCGCTACTTCGCCCCGCCCTACCCCGCCCGGGCCACGGTGGCCGTGAAGGCCCTCCCCCGGGGGGTTAGGGTGGAGGTGGCCTGCATCGCCCTGGCGGAGTAG
- the prfB gene encoding peptide chain release factor 2 (programmed frameshift): MDLKLLSERLENLRGYLDIPGKEARLKELEPRLEDPSLWQNPEEARRVSQEAARLRRVVETYRGLKDDLQGLLELYEELPPEEREALAPELEEVGRKVEELYHETLLAFPHAEKNAILTIQPGAGGTEACDWAEMLLRMYTRFAERKGFQVEVVDITPGAEAGIDYAQIIVRGENAYGLLAPEAGVHRLVRPSPFDASGRRHTSFAGVEVMPEVDSSVEVVIRPEDLRIDVFRSQGHGGQGVNTTDSAVRIVHLPTGITVTCQTTRSQIKNKELALKVLRSRLFELEWRKKQEELRKLRGEVRPIEWGSQIRSYVLDKQYVKDHRTGLMRHDPQNVLDGDLEPFIWAGLEWKAGLRQAPLEEEPT; encoded by the exons ATGGACCTGAAGCTCCTCAGCGAACGCCTGGAAAACCTCCGGGGGTATCTT GACATCCCCGGCAAGGAAGCCCGCCTAAAGGAACTGGAACCCCGCCTGGAAGACCCGAGCCTCTGGCAGAACCCCGAGGAGGCGAGAAGGGTGAGCCAGGAGGCCGCCCGCCTAAGGCGGGTGGTGGAGACCTACCGGGGCCTTAAGGACGACCTCCAGGGGCTTTTGGAGCTCTACGAGGAGCTTCCCCCGGAGGAGCGGGAGGCCCTGGCCCCGGAGCTAGAGGAAGTGGGGCGGAAGGTGGAGGAGCTTTACCACGAAACCCTCCTCGCCTTCCCCCACGCGGAGAAGAACGCCATCCTCACCATCCAGCCGGGGGCCGGGGGCACGGAGGCCTGCGACTGGGCGGAGATGCTCTTAAGGATGTACACCCGCTTCGCCGAGCGGAAGGGGTTCCAGGTGGAGGTGGTGGACATCACCCCGGGCGCGGAGGCGGGGATTGACTACGCCCAGATCATCGTCCGGGGGGAGAACGCCTACGGCCTCCTGGCCCCCGAGGCCGGGGTCCACCGCCTGGTCCGCCCCTCCCCCTTTGACGCCTCGGGCCGCCGCCACACCTCCTTCGCCGGGGTGGAGGTCATGCCCGAGGTGGACAGCAGCGTGGAGGTGGTCATCCGCCCGGAGGACCTCAGGATCGACGTCTTCCGCTCCCAGGGCCACGGGGGCCAGGGGGTGAACACCACGGACAGCGCGGTGCGCATCGTCCACCTGCCCACGGGGATCACCGTCACCTGCCAGACCACGAGGAGCCAGATCAAGAACAAGGAGCTGGCCCTGAAGGTCCTCCGCTCCCGGCTTTTTGAGCTGGAGTGGCGGAAGAAGCAGGAGGAACTGAGGAAGCTTCGGGGCGAGGTGCGGCCCATTGAGTGGGGAAGCCAGATCCGGAGCTACGTCCTGGACAAGCAGTACGTGAAGGACCACCGCACGGGCCTCATGCGCCACGATCCCCAAAACGTCCTGGATGGGGACCTGGAGCCCTTCATCTGGGCGGGGTTGGAGTGGAAGGCGGGGCTCCGCCAGGCCCCCTTGGAGGAGGAGC
- a CDS encoding serine/threonine-protein kinase, which yields MPPVRLAGRYRLEAPLGSGGMAEVYRAVDERLGRKVAVKLLHPQALPPDRERFFLEVRALSRLFHPGIVQVLDLGEEEGRPFFVMELVEGGPFDRLGPFEEGPEGERILEAAAKVMEALAHLHAQGILHRDLTPKNILLTPEGHPKVMDFGLAYLLRESRHLTRTGYTLGTPHYMAPEQAKGLPLSPKADLYSLGAVLYRTLTGRPPFEGENDQAVLFQHVYEEPRRPEALNPAVPKPVAEAVLALLAKHPEERPDHPGLFRSALQAFQALRLATPRGGAGRSGHYPFAPDPRRLALKATLDLGGEVAWPGEMVYAEGRVYVGAGRGLAEVDLLRHEARRYPLKEEVTAPPVVRDGVYVGAWDGRFYRFRGAASDWSLATGAEITAGGLLLGERVYVASRDGTLSAYQRGELLFRFRAGGHLSATPTFYRGLLFVGSEDGWLYALDPDTGALRYRVRTGPIHAPVAAHGGLLFIPTWTGEVYAFDPLSRETLWNAEGVGEIWGGLAVDGGRVYVAGWDGVLRALEARTGEEVFSLEVGKVTAGLSAAGGHVYVATEEGRFLAVDARGQVVFEATGLGPVQVPPLPLPQEVLVVNLSGRLYRFGM from the coding sequence ATGCCCCCCGTGCGGCTGGCCGGGCGGTACCGCCTCGAGGCCCCCCTGGGTTCAGGGGGCATGGCGGAGGTCTACCGGGCGGTGGACGAGCGCCTGGGGCGCAAGGTGGCGGTGAAGCTCCTCCACCCCCAGGCCCTCCCCCCCGACCGGGAGCGTTTCTTCCTGGAGGTCAGGGCCCTTTCCCGCCTCTTCCACCCGGGGATCGTCCAGGTGCTGGACCTGGGGGAGGAGGAGGGGCGGCCCTTCTTCGTCATGGAGCTGGTGGAGGGGGGGCCTTTTGACCGGCTCGGGCCCTTTGAGGAGGGGCCGGAGGGGGAAAGGATCCTGGAGGCCGCCGCCAAGGTCATGGAGGCCCTGGCCCACCTCCACGCCCAGGGGATCCTCCACCGGGACCTCACCCCCAAGAACATCCTCCTCACCCCCGAGGGCCACCCCAAGGTCATGGACTTCGGCCTGGCCTACCTCCTCCGGGAAAGCCGCCACCTCACCCGCACCGGCTACACCCTGGGCACCCCCCACTACATGGCCCCCGAGCAGGCCAAGGGCCTCCCCCTTTCCCCCAAGGCGGACCTCTACAGCCTGGGGGCGGTCCTCTACCGCACCCTCACCGGCCGCCCCCCTTTTGAGGGGGAGAACGACCAGGCGGTGCTCTTCCAGCACGTCTACGAGGAGCCGAGGCGCCCCGAGGCCCTGAACCCCGCCGTTCCCAAGCCCGTGGCCGAGGCGGTTTTGGCCCTTCTCGCCAAGCACCCCGAAGAGCGGCCCGACCACCCGGGGCTTTTCCGCTCGGCCCTCCAGGCCTTCCAGGCCCTGCGCCTGGCCACCCCAAGGGGCGGGGCCGGCCGCTCCGGCCACTACCCCTTCGCCCCCGACCCCAGGCGCCTGGCCCTCAAGGCCACCCTGGACCTAGGGGGGGAGGTGGCCTGGCCGGGGGAGATGGTCTACGCGGAGGGGCGGGTCTACGTGGGGGCGGGCCGGGGCCTGGCCGAGGTGGACCTCCTGCGCCACGAGGCGCGGCGCTACCCCCTTAAGGAGGAGGTCACCGCCCCCCCCGTGGTGCGGGACGGGGTGTACGTGGGGGCCTGGGACGGGCGGTTTTACCGCTTCCGGGGCGCGGCCTCCGACTGGAGCCTGGCCACGGGGGCGGAGATCACCGCCGGGGGGCTCCTTCTGGGGGAGCGGGTCTACGTGGCCAGCCGGGACGGCACCCTTTCCGCCTACCAGAGGGGGGAGCTCCTCTTCCGCTTCCGCGCCGGGGGGCACCTCTCCGCCACCCCCACCTTCTACCGGGGCCTCCTCTTCGTGGGGAGCGAGGACGGCTGGCTCTACGCCCTGGACCCGGACACGGGGGCCCTGCGCTACCGGGTGAGGACCGGGCCCATCCACGCCCCGGTGGCCGCCCATGGGGGCCTGCTCTTCATCCCCACCTGGACCGGGGAGGTCTACGCCTTTGACCCCCTGTCCCGGGAGACCCTTTGGAACGCGGAGGGGGTGGGGGAGATCTGGGGGGGGCTGGCGGTGGACGGGGGGCGGGTGTACGTGGCGGGCTGGGACGGGGTCCTAAGGGCCCTGGAGGCCAGGACCGGGGAGGAGGTCTTTAGCCTCGAGGTGGGGAAGGTGACCGCGGGGCTTTCCGCCGCGGGGGGGCACGTCTACGTAGCCACGGAGGAGGGGCGCTTCCTGGCGGTGGACGCCCGGGGCCAGGTGGTCTTCGAGGCCACGGGCCTGGGGCCGGTCCAGGTGCCCCCCCTGCCCCTTCCCCAAGAGGTCCTGGTGGTGAACCTTTCCGGGCGGCTTTACCGCTTCGGCATGTAG